A single window of Colletotrichum destructivum chromosome 9, complete sequence DNA harbors:
- a CDS encoding Putative WW domain-binding protein yields MSEYWKSTPKYWCKHCSIFVRDTKLERQNHEATGKHQGALKRFLRDLHRGHEQEEREKERAKREVERLKGIAPGSSASAFSAPSFPRPGGSSGAPAPSSAEAQRKQQMEQLAGLGVSIPTAFRGDMAMAGEWTVTATKVVDPDAPREKPVVAKAVGVRKRERTDEEKEEEEAVRGLFKKRKGWGSTRRMPEDDGDLDALLSSNTLLRAVKKEEDAEEPAEADAKGDVKLEESPAEEEVKKEDGVEDVALADVKPDAPSVKREPEDDDDDAGKGLDVPALGDAAVKKEDEATAESAEAAAPAVVFKKRKPKNIRQK; encoded by the coding sequence ATGTCCGAATACTGGAAGTCGACGCCAAAGTACTGGTGCAAGCACTGCAGCATCTTCGTGCGCGACACGAAGCTCGAGCGGCAGAACCACGAGGCGACGGGCAAGCACCAGGGCGCGCTCAAGCGGTTCCTGCGCGACCTTCACCGCGGCCATGAGCAGGAGGAGCGCGAGAAGGAGCGCGCGAAgcgcgaggtcgagaggCTGAAGGGCATCGCGCCcgggtcgtcggcgtcggcgttctcggcgccctcgttTCCCAGGCCCGGCGGGTCGTcgggcgcgccggcgccgtcttcggccgAGGCGCAGCGGAAACAGCAGATGGAGCAGCTCGCGGGGCTGGGCGTGTCGATACCGACGGCGTTCCGGGGCgacatggcgatggcgggcgAGTGGACCGTCACGGCGACCAAGGTCGTCGACCCGGACGCGCCGCGAGAGAAGCCCGTCGTGGCCAAGGCGGTCGGGGTCAGGAAGCGCGAGCGGACggatgaggagaaggaggaggaggaggcggtgcgCGGGCTGTTCAAGAAGCGGAAAGGATGGGGCAGCacgaggaggatgcccgaggacgacggggatCTCGACGCGCTGCTCAGCAGCAACACGCTTCTGCGGGCtgtcaagaaggaggaagacgcGGAAGAGCCTGCTGAGGCGGACGCCAAGGGGGATGTCAAGTTGGAAGAGAGCCccgcggaggaggaggtcaagaaggaggacggcgtggAGGACGTAGCGCTGGCGGATGTGAAGCCAGATGCGCCATCTGTCAAGAGGGAGCctgaagacgacgacgacgatgctggcAAAGGCCTGGACGTGCCGGCTTTGGGCGATGCAGCCGTgaagaaggaggatgaggcGACTGCAGAATCCGCGGAGGCCGCAGCGCCGGCCGTGGTGttcaagaagcgcaagcccAAGAACATTCGTCAAAAGTGA